A region from the Caldicellulosiruptor naganoensis genome encodes:
- a CDS encoding glycoside hydrolase family 32 protein, which yields MKNSARLKQAMHYISQNKFNVDNKYRLKFHLMGECGWINDPNGFIFYNDWYHCFFQYNPFEPFWGPTYWGHAVSKDLVKWDYLPIALAPDKEYDKSGCFSGSAIEKDGKLYLMYTGHVEDCAGSYYQTQCIAYSEDGISFEKYFKNPVINTSDIPEQASKNDFRDPKAFKKGDFYYAVIASQSKEGKGQVLLYKSSDLLKWEYVNTIIRNNNIVEENIWECPDLFEFGEKDILLFSAQQKEGKKVIKSETFYCVGKMNFKSGLFHIDYCEKLDWGKYFYAPHTTVDKKGRRLMIAWMDNWNCPFPTQEGHNWAGALILPRELYLRNNKLFMKPVDEIKKYRKEEIHVERVLSDESMYLNCESECMEIESDLFFITDAKVEINIFSGVLTNNSVKILYDSFSKKLKFIINDLVFNNESQEIDLHPIDNKVNIRFLLDKSSIELFINEGEKVLTNRIYPLEKYNTLSISSKGTCKVNLKKWNLNV from the coding sequence GTGAAAAACTCTGCACGACTGAAACAGGCAATGCATTATATATCCCAAAATAAGTTCAATGTTGACAATAAATACAGGCTGAAATTCCATTTAATGGGCGAATGTGGTTGGATAAACGATCCAAATGGTTTCATTTTTTATAATGATTGGTATCACTGCTTTTTTCAATATAATCCTTTTGAACCTTTTTGGGGCCCTACTTATTGGGGACATGCAGTGAGCAAGGATTTGGTTAAGTGGGACTATCTACCAATAGCTTTGGCACCAGACAAAGAGTATGATAAAAGTGGATGTTTTTCTGGAAGTGCAATTGAAAAAGACGGCAAGTTATACCTTATGTATACTGGCCATGTTGAAGATTGTGCAGGTAGTTATTATCAAACACAGTGCATAGCATATTCAGAGGATGGGATAAGCTTTGAAAAGTATTTTAAAAACCCAGTTATAAATACAAGTGATATCCCGGAACAAGCAAGTAAAAATGATTTTCGTGACCCTAAAGCCTTTAAAAAGGGAGATTTTTATTATGCTGTTATTGCGTCGCAAAGTAAAGAAGGCAAAGGGCAAGTTCTTTTGTATAAGTCATCGGATTTGCTGAAATGGGAGTATGTTAATACAATTATCAGGAATAATAATATTGTAGAAGAAAATATATGGGAATGCCCAGATCTGTTTGAGTTTGGTGAAAAAGATATTTTACTTTTTTCTGCACAACAAAAAGAAGGAAAAAAAGTTATAAAAAGTGAAACATTTTATTGCGTAGGGAAAATGAATTTTAAAAGTGGTTTATTTCATATTGATTATTGTGAAAAGTTGGACTGGGGTAAATATTTCTATGCTCCTCATACTACAGTGGATAAAAAAGGTCGCAGGTTAATGATTGCATGGATGGATAATTGGAATTGTCCATTTCCAACACAAGAAGGGCATAATTGGGCTGGAGCGCTTATATTGCCAAGAGAGCTATATTTAAGAAACAACAAATTATTTATGAAACCAGTGGATGAGATAAAAAAATATAGAAAAGAAGAAATTCATGTTGAAAGAGTTCTAAGTGATGAAAGTATGTATTTAAATTGTGAATCGGAATGTATGGAAATTGAGAGTGACTTGTTTTTTATAACAGATGCAAAAGTTGAGATAAACATTTTTTCAGGTGTATTGACGAATAACAGTGTAAAAATCCTATATGATAGTTTTTCCAAGAAACTTAAATTTATTATAAATGATCTGGTGTTCAATAACGAAAGTCAAGAAATAGATTTACATCCAATTGATAATAAAGTAAACATAAGATTTCTACTAGACAAATCTTCCATAGAACTTTTTATTAATGAAGGAGAGAAGGTCTTGACGAATCGCATATATCCATTGGAGAAGTATAATACTTTAAGTATAAGTTCAAAAGGTACTTGCAAAGTGAACTTAAAAAAGTGGAATCTAAATGTTTAG
- the cas6 gene encoding CRISPR-associated endoribonuclease Cas6 has product MRVKVEFESEKEVVLPIHYNYFVQAMIYNVIEDKIYTTFLHDKGYEVDLKNFKLFSFSRLEGPFKIIGEGSDKKIVFDKRLSLVVSSPIEDFITKFSTGLLKKDKIFLKDNQLYVQSANIYKKQQLKERHKIKMLSPMCAYRTIKNDGSDYRHFFTPFEDEFYSLISQNLIKKCKLLIKDFDEKGFRFSLKPISVQEKIHFKPMMFKNTMIKGWMGFYEIETSPQVMEVAYYCGLGSKNSQGFGLFEIVE; this is encoded by the coding sequence ATGAGAGTAAAAGTAGAATTTGAATCAGAAAAAGAGGTCGTCCTTCCTATCCATTACAATTACTTTGTACAAGCGATGATATACAATGTTATCGAAGACAAAATCTATACAACATTTTTACATGACAAAGGTTATGAGGTTGATTTGAAGAATTTCAAACTCTTTTCCTTTTCACGGTTAGAAGGACCTTTTAAAATTATAGGTGAGGGTTCTGATAAAAAAATAGTGTTTGACAAAAGATTGAGTTTGGTTGTTTCATCGCCCATTGAAGACTTTATTACAAAGTTCTCAACTGGGCTTTTAAAAAAAGACAAAATCTTTCTAAAAGACAATCAGCTCTATGTCCAATCAGCAAACATCTACAAAAAGCAGCAGCTAAAAGAAAGACACAAAATTAAGATGCTGTCACCAATGTGTGCTTATAGAACAATAAAAAACGATGGCAGCGATTATAGGCACTTTTTCACACCATTTGAAGATGAGTTCTATAGCCTGATTTCGCAAAACTTAATTAAAAAGTGCAAGCTTCTTATAAAGGACTTCGATGAAAAAGGTTTCAGATTTTCTTTAAAACCAATCAGCGTCCAAGAAAAAATCCATTTTAAACCAATGATGTTCAAAAATACAATGATAAAAGGATGGATGGGCTTTTATGAAATAGAAACTTCACCTCAAGTAATGGAAGTTGCTTACTACTGTGGTCTTGGATCTAAAAACTCTCAAGGGTTTGGATTATTTGAAATTGTAGAATAG
- a CDS encoding carbohydrate ABC transporter permease has protein sequence MNKRLANFKIFLTFAGVSTIAFATVVIVPFIYGIYLTFTNWNGIDNKYEFIGFSNYLSLIKDQVFRDSFLLTLKYVFYTVLFTNLIAFFLAYLLTSGIKGQNLFRIIFFTPNLIGGIVLGFIWQFIFNNALPYFGQQLGIDLFSDSWLASPEKAFWALVIVTVWQYSGYMMMIYIAGFVGIPQDLIEAATIDGAGQFTRLIRIILPLMAPSFTVCLFLSLQRSFMVYDLNLALTKGGPFKSTELVSMHVYNEAFLSQNYGTGQAKAFVLFITVAIITLIQVYLSKKAEVEA, from the coding sequence GTGAATAAACGACTTGCAAATTTTAAAATTTTTTTGACATTTGCTGGGGTTTCAACTATTGCGTTTGCAACAGTGGTAATAGTTCCTTTTATCTACGGTATTTACCTTACATTCACTAATTGGAATGGAATTGACAATAAATATGAGTTTATAGGATTTTCAAACTATCTTAGCTTAATTAAAGATCAGGTGTTCAGAGATTCGTTTTTGCTAACATTGAAATATGTATTTTATACTGTCCTGTTTACAAATTTAATAGCTTTCTTTTTGGCTTATTTATTAACCAGTGGGATAAAAGGACAAAATTTGTTTAGAATTATTTTCTTTACTCCTAACTTAATAGGTGGCATTGTATTAGGATTTATTTGGCAATTTATATTCAACAATGCCTTGCCTTATTTCGGTCAACAATTAGGTATAGATTTATTTTCCGATTCGTGGTTAGCTTCGCCTGAAAAAGCATTTTGGGCGTTGGTAATTGTAACGGTATGGCAATACTCGGGATATATGATGATGATATACATAGCTGGCTTTGTAGGGATACCTCAAGATTTGATAGAAGCGGCGACTATTGATGGTGCAGGACAGTTTACAAGGTTGATAAGAATAATATTACCTTTGATGGCTCCATCGTTTACAGTTTGTTTGTTTTTATCACTCCAAAGAAGTTTTATGGTTTATGATTTAAACTTAGCATTAACAAAAGGAGGACCTTTTAAAAGTACAGAACTTGTGTCTATGCATGTTTATAATGAAGCGTTTTTATCACAAAATTATGGAACAGGACAAGCAAAAGCTTTTGTTTTGTTTATAACCGTAGCGATTATTACTCTTATTCAAGTTTATTTAAGTAAAAAGGCAGAGGTGGAAGCATAA
- a CDS encoding ABC transporter ATP-binding protein produces the protein MKHLIKLLKLAKPYWKYLIISAISMLAITALNLLGPWLIRDLTGIITNIHKYPNARKMIINISLVLVFSYIARIVFQFLNSYLSHYAAWNLVAHMRVLVYDKLQQLSFRFFQDKQTGQLMSRVVNDTANFEVLIAHAVPDLFTNALILLGVALILFIINPVLAALSLIPIPFLVLSGTVFAKRILPNFREAQKALADLNADLQDNISGIREIQLFNKQQKELLKIKDKVFKHIQALLSALKLSAIFHPTVSFLSSVGTVIVVSIGGLMALSGKVPVQDIVGFILYLSMFYQPVTALSQVIENVQQALAGAERVFEILETESEIKEKPNAIELKNVKGKITFENVTFSYNKGLPVLKNIIFEVEPGQMVAFVGPTGVGKTTIMYLLNRFFDLDSGSIKIDDIDIRDVTLKSLHDNISMVMQDVFLFNGTVAQNIAYGKENATMDEIIQAAKIACAHDFIVNLPQGYDTYIGERGIKLSGGQKQRLAIARAVLKNAPILILDEATSSVDTETENEIQKAINNLAGTRTILIIAHRLSTVKKADKIIVLKDGEIVEMGTHEELFAKKGLYYHLCSVQLIDENSSLVGGE, from the coding sequence TTGAAGCATTTAATAAAACTTTTAAAGCTTGCTAAACCATATTGGAAATATCTCATTATCTCTGCTATTTCAATGCTTGCAATAACAGCTTTAAATCTTTTGGGTCCTTGGCTTATAAGGGATTTGACTGGAATTATCACAAACATTCACAAATATCCGAACGCAAGGAAGATGATAATAAATATATCGTTGGTTTTAGTTTTTTCTTACATTGCAAGGATAGTTTTTCAGTTTCTAAACAGTTATCTTTCACACTATGCAGCATGGAATTTGGTTGCTCACATGAGGGTTTTGGTCTATGATAAGCTTCAGCAGCTTTCATTTAGGTTTTTCCAAGACAAACAGACAGGTCAGCTCATGTCAAGAGTTGTAAATGATACTGCAAACTTTGAAGTGTTGATTGCTCATGCAGTACCAGACCTTTTTACAAATGCCTTAATACTCTTAGGTGTTGCATTGATACTGTTTATAATCAATCCCGTTTTGGCAGCACTGTCACTTATCCCTATTCCTTTTTTGGTTTTGAGCGGAACCGTCTTTGCAAAGCGTATCTTGCCGAACTTTAGAGAAGCTCAAAAAGCCTTAGCTGACCTTAACGCCGACCTTCAAGACAACATTTCTGGTATCAGAGAAATTCAGCTTTTCAACAAGCAGCAAAAAGAGCTTTTGAAGATAAAGGACAAGGTCTTCAAGCACATACAAGCTCTATTGAGTGCTCTTAAACTCAGTGCAATCTTTCATCCAACTGTAAGTTTCTTGAGCTCTGTTGGAACAGTGATAGTAGTTTCTATTGGTGGCTTGATGGCACTCTCTGGTAAGGTTCCTGTTCAGGACATTGTCGGTTTTATACTTTATCTTAGCATGTTTTACCAGCCAGTGACCGCACTCTCACAAGTAATTGAAAATGTGCAGCAGGCCTTAGCAGGTGCCGAGCGTGTGTTTGAGATTCTCGAGACAGAGTCTGAGATAAAAGAAAAACCTAATGCTATAGAACTTAAAAATGTGAAAGGAAAAATTACCTTTGAAAATGTAACTTTTTCATATAATAAAGGATTGCCTGTTTTGAAAAATATCATATTTGAAGTTGAGCCGGGTCAGATGGTTGCATTTGTTGGCCCAACAGGTGTTGGAAAGACCACTATTATGTATCTTTTAAACCGCTTTTTTGACCTAGATTCAGGTTCAATAAAGATCGACGACATTGACATAAGAGATGTCACCCTAAAGTCCTTGCATGACAATATCAGCATGGTCATGCAAGATGTGTTCTTGTTCAATGGAACAGTTGCGCAAAATATTGCATACGGAAAAGAAAACGCTACAATGGATGAGATAATACAGGCTGCAAAGATTGCATGTGCACATGATTTTATTGTAAATCTTCCTCAAGGCTACGACACCTACATTGGCGAGCGTGGAATAAAACTTTCCGGTGGGCAAAAACAACGTTTGGCAATTGCAAGGGCTGTTCTGAAAAATGCACCAATACTCATCTTAGATGAGGCAACATCATCTGTTGACACAGAGACAGAAAATGAAATTCAAAAAGCAATAAACAATTTGGCTGGTACAAGGACAATTTTGATTATTGCCCACAGGTTATCTACCGTAAAAAAGGCAGATAAGATTATAGTTTTGAAAGATGGTGAAATTGTGGAAATGGGCACACATGAAGAGCTTTTTGCTAAAAAAGGACTTTATTATCATTTGTGTTCTGTGCAGTTAATTGATGAAAACAGCAGTTTGGTAGGGGGTGAATAA
- a CDS encoding ABC transporter substrate-binding protein, whose product MKFKKLIYGFLSVVVVISLIVGLINWNVNVLATSKNSKKVKITFLSTKGEINSQLQEVFKNFSKDYPNITVELIPVGAGQSPFEKLSTMYASGNAPTLAMIDPSDVIKFKNNFLNLSNEKWVKDAIKGTLDDVTFDGKVFGFPFAIEGYGLIYNKQVIEKAIGKFEPKTIRTRNDLENLFKKLQQKNVTPIVISPLDWSLGAHYLGIAYGAQSRDYKMNKRFIDDLKAKKVDLKKNKVFNDLLDTFDMLRKYNYLKNSPLAGTYEQGAQLLAQGKVAFWFMGNWAWPLITQINPNNKSYGFIPVPITNNPNDFFNNAIVATPSKILCIDIKNNSKQQQEAAKTLLNWFVYNSNGQKNWVYNLNIISPFRNVKITPNDPLAKSIVEYMKAEKTFRPPFALLPSDHWPIVGAYMQKYLAGKMNRQQLLTEIMKYWAKVK is encoded by the coding sequence ATGAAATTCAAGAAGCTTATTTATGGTTTTCTAAGTGTAGTAGTTGTGATTTCTTTAATAGTTGGCCTGATTAATTGGAACGTCAATGTATTAGCTACCTCTAAAAATTCTAAAAAAGTAAAGATTACATTTTTGAGCACAAAAGGAGAGATAAATTCTCAACTACAAGAAGTATTCAAAAATTTTTCAAAGGATTACCCAAATATTACAGTAGAACTGATTCCAGTTGGTGCAGGACAATCACCATTTGAAAAGCTTTCGACTATGTATGCATCAGGTAATGCTCCAACACTTGCAATGATTGACCCGTCCGATGTGATCAAATTTAAAAATAACTTTTTAAATTTGTCAAATGAAAAATGGGTAAAGGACGCGATCAAAGGAACATTAGATGATGTGACTTTTGATGGTAAAGTATTTGGTTTTCCGTTTGCGATAGAAGGATATGGTCTTATTTATAATAAGCAAGTGATAGAAAAAGCGATAGGTAAATTTGAGCCTAAAACAATAAGAACAAGAAATGACTTAGAAAATTTATTCAAAAAATTACAGCAAAAAAATGTGACTCCAATTGTAATTTCACCTTTAGATTGGTCATTAGGGGCACATTATTTAGGAATTGCATATGGTGCTCAGTCAAGAGATTACAAAATGAATAAGCGGTTTATAGATGATTTAAAAGCGAAGAAAGTTGATTTGAAAAAAAATAAAGTTTTCAATGATTTGTTAGATACATTTGATATGCTTAGAAAATATAATTATTTGAAAAATTCACCATTGGCAGGGACTTATGAACAAGGTGCACAACTTTTAGCGCAAGGAAAGGTAGCGTTTTGGTTCATGGGTAATTGGGCATGGCCTTTGATAACCCAGATAAATCCTAACAATAAATCTTATGGTTTTATTCCTGTGCCAATAACCAATAATCCCAATGATTTCTTTAATAATGCGATAGTGGCAACGCCTAGCAAAATACTTTGTATTGACATAAAGAACAATTCAAAACAACAACAAGAGGCGGCTAAAACGCTTTTAAATTGGTTTGTGTACAATAGTAATGGACAAAAGAATTGGGTATATAATTTAAACATAATTTCTCCATTTAGGAACGTAAAGATTACACCAAATGATCCTCTAGCAAAGTCGATTGTAGAGTACATGAAAGCAGAAAAAACATTCAGACCACCATTTGCACTTTTGCCTTCTGATCATTGGCCTATTGTTGGTGCCTATATGCAGAAGTATCTAGCAGGTAAAATGAATCGTCAACAATTGTTGACTGAAATTATGAAGTATTGGGCAAAGGTAAAATAG
- a CDS encoding LacI family DNA-binding transcriptional regulator, with protein sequence MPSLKDVAKKAGVSLTTVSRVLNNRGYISEETRKKVYKAMEELNYQPNEIARALFKKRSYFLGLIIPDISHPFFAEITKYIEYYASQKGYKIFLCNSYLDEKKEKEYIEMLKRHQVDGIIMGSHTLDVEDYKSVNLPIVALDRYISDDIPYITSDNFTGAVMATNLLIERGCKYLAHISGPLELNTPANDRYYGFLKVVKEKNIEYVVVETKLNKFEIEEYERIITELFEKHTNIDGIFASSDMIAATAIKVADYFKKRVPEDLKVVGFDDINIASLFSPSITTVKQYKDKIAEKVIEVLINKIEGKEVDKKYVLPISLIERESTKIK encoded by the coding sequence ATGCCCAGCTTAAAAGACGTAGCAAAAAAAGCAGGAGTTAGTCTAACAACAGTATCGAGAGTTTTAAACAATAGAGGTTATATAAGCGAAGAAACAAGAAAAAAGGTTTACAAAGCTATGGAAGAGCTAAATTACCAACCAAATGAAATTGCAAGAGCTTTGTTTAAAAAAAGATCTTATTTTTTAGGACTCATAATTCCAGATATATCTCATCCATTTTTTGCAGAAATTACAAAATATATAGAATATTATGCATCTCAAAAGGGTTATAAAATTTTTCTTTGCAACTCATATTTAGATGAAAAAAAAGAAAAAGAGTATATTGAAATGTTAAAAAGACATCAAGTTGATGGAATTATTATGGGTAGTCATACCCTTGATGTAGAAGATTATAAGAGTGTAAACTTACCTATTGTTGCATTAGACCGATACATTTCTGACGATATACCCTACATTACGTCAGATAACTTTACAGGAGCTGTAATGGCAACTAATCTTTTAATAGAAAGAGGTTGCAAGTATTTGGCGCATATTAGCGGTCCTTTAGAGCTTAATACACCAGCCAATGATAGATATTATGGTTTTTTAAAGGTGGTTAAAGAAAAAAACATTGAATATGTAGTGGTCGAGACAAAACTTAATAAGTTTGAAATAGAAGAGTATGAAAGAATTATTACAGAGTTGTTTGAAAAACATACTAACATAGACGGAATATTTGCAAGTAGTGATATGATTGCAGCAACAGCAATAAAAGTGGCTGATTATTTTAAAAAACGCGTACCAGAAGACCTCAAAGTAGTAGGTTTTGATGATATAAATATTGCTTCCTTATTCAGCCCCTCTATTACTACTGTAAAACAGTACAAAGACAAGATTGCAGAAAAGGTAATTGAAGTATTGATAAACAAAATTGAAGGTAAAGAGGTAGATAAAAAATACGTACTTCCAATTTCTCTAATTGAAAGAGAGTCAACAAAGATAAAATAA
- a CDS encoding alpha-galactosidase, with the protein MPITFNHKTGMFFIETKNTSYVIKLFKGKFLSHVYWGKKIKEFEWTDFDVTGGRAFGPTPDPNDKTYSFDTMLLEYPAYGNSDFRHPAYQIQQEDGSRITNLVYKTHRIYDGKPKLEGLPATYVESPDEAQTLEIELYDDLIDLKVTLIYTAFRDYDAITRSVRFENLGKQKLKILRAMSACVDFPEGDFELLHLWGSWARERYIERTPLIHGMQVIESARGESSHQHNPFIALLSKDATEKHGDVYGFSLVYSGNFAAIVEKDQYNLVRVTIGINPFEFTWVLEPGEKFQTPEVVMVYSQEGLGGMSRTYHKLYRKRLCRGVYRDKRRPILINSWEATYFNFNEEKLLSLAKEAKDLGIELFVLDDGWFGKRDDDTSSLGDWFVDRRKLPNGLDGLGKKLNEMGLKFGLWFEPEMVSPDSELYRKHPDWCIQVRGRTLTQCRNQYVLDITREDVRKEILRMMKEIIKAAPIEYIKWDMNRPLTEVGSLELPPERQKEVFHRYVLGLYQMMEELTTEFPHILFEGCSGGGGRFDPGILYYMPQIWTSDNTDAIERLKIQFGTSIVYPASTMGAHVSIVPNHQVGRITPMKTRGIVALSGCFGYELDLTKLFCEDKEEIKRQIELYKRIWHIVFEGDLFRLISPFEGNSAAWMYVTEDKKEAVVFYVEILRQPNPPIKRLKLDGLDPSKSYLIEGEQKTRFGDELMNIGLMIPQMWGDFNSHMWILKAVD; encoded by the coding sequence ATGCCAATCACCTTTAACCACAAAACAGGCATGTTTTTCATAGAAACAAAGAACACCAGCTATGTGATAAAGCTTTTCAAAGGGAAGTTTTTGTCCCATGTTTACTGGGGCAAAAAGATAAAAGAGTTTGAGTGGACAGATTTTGATGTGACAGGCGGAAGAGCGTTTGGTCCAACACCTGACCCAAATGACAAGACATATTCATTTGATACAATGCTTTTAGAATACCCTGCATATGGCAATTCTGATTTTAGGCATCCCGCGTATCAAATTCAGCAGGAAGACGGTTCTCGTATCACAAACCTTGTTTACAAAACACACAGAATCTATGATGGAAAGCCAAAACTTGAAGGTCTTCCGGCAACATATGTTGAGTCACCTGATGAGGCTCAAACACTGGAGATAGAACTTTATGATGATTTGATTGACTTGAAAGTCACATTGATATATACAGCTTTCAGAGATTATGATGCAATAACAAGAAGTGTAAGATTTGAGAACTTAGGAAAACAAAAACTAAAAATTCTTCGTGCAATGAGTGCATGTGTTGACTTTCCAGAAGGGGATTTTGAACTTTTGCACCTGTGGGGTTCATGGGCAAGAGAAAGATACATAGAGAGAACTCCACTTATTCACGGAATGCAGGTAATTGAAAGTGCAAGGGGCGAAAGTTCACATCAGCACAATCCATTTATAGCACTTTTGTCAAAGGATGCAACTGAAAAACATGGCGATGTGTATGGCTTTTCGCTTGTCTATAGTGGAAACTTTGCTGCAATTGTTGAAAAAGACCAGTACAACCTTGTTAGGGTGACAATTGGTATAAATCCATTTGAGTTCACCTGGGTGTTAGAGCCAGGCGAGAAGTTTCAGACACCCGAGGTTGTGATGGTTTACTCACAAGAGGGCTTGGGAGGGATGTCTCGCACATACCACAAGCTCTACAGAAAAAGACTTTGCAGAGGGGTATATAGAGATAAGAGAAGACCGATTCTTATAAACAGCTGGGAAGCTACATATTTCAATTTCAATGAAGAAAAGCTTCTTTCTTTAGCAAAAGAGGCAAAAGATCTTGGGATTGAGCTATTTGTTTTAGATGATGGATGGTTTGGCAAAAGAGATGATGACACAAGCTCGCTTGGAGACTGGTTTGTTGACAGAAGGAAGCTTCCAAATGGCTTAGATGGGCTTGGCAAAAAGCTAAATGAAATGGGGCTCAAATTTGGGCTTTGGTTTGAACCTGAGATGGTCTCGCCAGACAGTGAGCTTTATAGAAAACACCCTGACTGGTGCATACAGGTGCGGGGAAGGACTTTAACGCAGTGCAGGAACCAGTACGTTCTGGACATTACAAGAGAAGATGTTAGAAAAGAGATTTTGAGAATGATGAAGGAGATTATAAAAGCAGCTCCAATTGAATATATCAAGTGGGACATGAACAGACCCTTAACAGAAGTAGGTTCGCTTGAGCTCCCACCAGAGAGACAAAAAGAGGTCTTCCACAGATATGTTCTGGGGCTTTATCAGATGATGGAAGAGCTTACAACAGAGTTTCCACACATCTTATTTGAAGGCTGTTCTGGCGGTGGAGGAAGGTTTGACCCTGGGATTTTGTATTACATGCCTCAAATTTGGACAAGTGATAATACAGACGCAATAGAGAGGCTTAAAATCCAGTTTGGAACAAGCATAGTATATCCAGCGTCTACGATGGGTGCTCATGTATCAATTGTGCCAAACCATCAGGTTGGTAGGATAACACCTATGAAGACAAGAGGAATTGTAGCGCTTTCAGGTTGTTTTGGGTATGAACTTGATTTGACAAAGCTATTTTGTGAGGACAAAGAAGAGATTAAAAGACAAATTGAGCTTTACAAGAGAATATGGCATATAGTGTTTGAAGGTGATTTGTTCAGATTAATTTCTCCATTTGAGGGAAATAGCGCTGCATGGATGTATGTGACAGAGGATAAGAAAGAGGCGGTTGTATTCTATGTGGAAATTTTAAGGCAGCCAAACCCACCAATCAAAAGGTTAAAGTTAGATGGTCTTGACCCCAGCAAGAGCTATTTAATTGAAGGTGAGCAAAAAACAAGGTTTGGCGATGAGCTTATGAACATAGGACTTATGATTCCTCAGATGTGGGGAGACTTTAATTCTCATATGTGGATTTTAAAAGCAGTTGATTAG
- a CDS encoding carbohydrate ABC transporter permease: MGLKVSVKNRVFNVIKFLVVLIFASLYVFPFVTVVINSFKKTVDIISNPIELPKEFQIANYLEAAQKMTYLKSFLNTFIITVFSIAAIVVFSSMTAYVFVRKKWAINRILFSIMIASMIIPFQSIMIPLVKIYSSMNMLNNKWTLIYMYLGFGTAFAVFMYHGFIKSIPFELEEAAFVEGATSLQTFWKVVFPLLKPITTTLIILDGLWIWNDFLLPSLILISAEKRTLQLSTFYFYGTYTSDYGLAMAALVLTVLPIIIVYLFMQKYIIVGILKGAIK; encoded by the coding sequence ATGGGTTTGAAGGTAAGTGTAAAAAATAGAGTTTTTAATGTAATTAAATTTTTGGTAGTCTTAATTTTTGCCTCTTTATATGTTTTTCCCTTTGTAACTGTAGTAATCAACTCGTTCAAGAAAACAGTTGATATTATTTCAAACCCTATAGAATTGCCGAAAGAGTTTCAAATTGCTAACTATTTAGAGGCTGCTCAAAAGATGACATATTTAAAGAGTTTCTTAAACACCTTTATAATAACAGTTTTCAGTATTGCGGCGATTGTAGTTTTTTCATCTATGACTGCTTACGTATTTGTGAGAAAGAAGTGGGCTATCAACAGAATATTGTTTAGTATTATGATTGCATCTATGATAATTCCTTTTCAGTCAATTATGATACCTCTTGTTAAAATTTACAGTTCTATGAACATGTTAAATAACAAATGGACGTTAATATATATGTATTTAGGTTTTGGAACTGCTTTTGCAGTGTTTATGTATCATGGATTTATTAAAAGTATACCATTTGAGTTAGAAGAAGCAGCATTTGTAGAGGGGGCAACAAGTTTGCAAACGTTTTGGAAGGTTGTATTTCCACTATTAAAGCCTATAACAACAACGCTTATAATATTAGATGGTCTTTGGATATGGAATGATTTTTTGCTACCAAGTCTTATTTTAATTTCAGCTGAAAAAAGAACTTTACAGTTATCAACTTTCTACTTTTATGGAACATATACATCTGATTATGGATTGGCAATGGCTGCGTTAGTGTTAACTGTGCTACCTATAATTATTGTGTATTTGTTTATGCAGAAATATATCATTGTTGGTATTCTAAAAGGTGCAATTAAATAA
- a CDS encoding aldo/keto reductase, which translates to MKYRKLGRTNIKVFPIAFGGIPIQRIDEESPVKVIRRAVELGINLIDIAKAYTDSDK; encoded by the coding sequence ATGAAGTACAGGAAACTTGGAAGAACAAATATTAAAGTTTTCCCAATAGCATTTGGTGGAATTCCTATTCAAAGAATTGATGAAGAGTCTCCTGTAAAGGTAATTCGACGAGCTGTTGAGCTTGGAATTAATCTGATTGATATTGCAAAAGCTTATACAGATAGCGATAAATGA